AGTTGGGGCCTTCAACATCGGTATGCTAAGATTTTCGGGCCATTTATTAGACTAAAGGCCaacaaaaaaatgaaacaattttaaaccaaaaagaaaaattgtaaaaagtcatggcaaaaaaattacaatattacCTTCTGTATCCCCAAAAACAAAATTTCATAATAAAGGTATTAAATCATGTGCTGACACACAAATAAAAAGTTGACTCCCAAAAGATGTTAGACTTTATCTAAAAGTTAAAATGTACGAATTAATTTacataaactaaaaatttaattatacatATCACATTTCCTAGATTTGGTAATTGTCTTATGTAATGATTACAGATGGTAAATAAATACGTAAACAGCGTATTTACGAGAGGTTGAGATGAACACGGATCTTGACTTGATGTCCTTTTTACCATTTCACCCAGTCAAGAATAAATACGCGCCAATGGAGAAGGGGTAACATGGTAAATGAACAACATGGCATTCAAATTTAGGGTCTGCATTTCATTACAGACGATCATCATCCCTTACACTCCCGCCGTTCTCTGCAAAAATGGCTGCCACTGCTTCCAAACCCTCTTTTCCAGCTTTTCAATCCCTTCAATCATCTTCAACCTCGTCGAAGCAAGCTCTTACTTTCACTAAATTCCCAAATTATCCCTCTTCTTCATCACACACCCTCCGAATCACGTGCTCCCTCTCCAACACCAACCCCAACCCCAAACATAATCCGAAACTCTCCCCTCCGAATGCATCCACCGCCGCAACCAGCTCCCCTTCCGTCGTTGGCGACAATTTCGTTTCCCGATTTGCTCCCAACGAGCCACGCAAGGGCGCTGACATCCTCGTGGAGGCGCTGGAGCGCCAGGGTGTCACCGACGTCTTTGCCTACCCCGGCGGTGCTTCCATGGAGATCCACCAGGCTCTCACGCGCTCATCCAAAATCCGGAACGTTCTCCCGCGCCACGAGCAGGGTGGCGTGTTCGCTGCCGAGGGATACGCGCGATCTTCGGGACTCGCCGGGGTCTGCATCGCCACCTCCGGCCCCGGCGCCACCAACCTCGTGAGTGGGCTCGCGGACGCGCTCCTTGATAGCGTCCCGCTCATTGCCATCACAGGCCAGGTCCCCCGCCGCATGATTGGAACCGATGCCTTTCAGGAAACCCCGATTGTTGAGGTAACTCGATCCATCACGAAGCATGCTTAccttgttcttgatgttgatGACATTCCTAGGATTGTGAATGAGGCTTTTTTCTTAGCTATTAGTGGTAGGCCTGGTCCTGTGTTGATTGATATTCCTAAAGATATTCAGCAACAACTTGCTGTTCCCAATTGGGATCAACCAGTTATGTTAAATGCGTACATGTCTAGGTTGCCAAAGGCTCCAAATGAGTCATATTTGGAGCAGATTGTGAGGTTGTTGTTGGAATCTAAGAAGCCGGTTCTGTATGTGGGGGGTGGGAGTTTGAATGCGAGTGAGGAGTTGAGGAGGTTTGTTGAACTTACCGGGGTTCCTGTGGCTAGTACTTTGATGGGCTTGGGATCTTATCCTGTAGGTGGTGAGAATTCGTTGCAGATGCTTGGGATGCACGGGACTGTGTATGCTAATTATGCTGTTGATAAGAGTGATCTCTTGCTTGCTTTTGGGGTGAGATTTGATGATCGTGTGACGGGAAAGCTTGAGGCGTTTGCTAGCAGGGCGAAGATTGTTCACATTGACATTGACTCGGCAGAGATTGGGAAGAACAAGCTGCCCCATGTGTCTGTCTGTGGGGATTTGAAGCTGGCCTTGAGTGGGATCAATAGGATTTTGGAAAGCAGGGGGGTGAAGGGTAAGCTTGATTTTCGGGCTTGGAGGGAAGAGCTGAATGAGCAGAAGCTCAAATTCCCGTTGAGTTACAAGACGTTTGGGGAAGATCTTATTCCTCCTCAGCATGCCATTCAGGTTCTAGATGAGCTGACCAATGGCGATGCTATTATAAGCACTGGAGTTGGACAACACCAGATGTGGGCTGCTCAATTTTACAAATACAAGAGGCCTAGGCAGTGGTTAACATCCGGTGGTCTTGGTGCTATGGGTTTTGGATTGCCTGCCGCCATTGGAGCTGCTGTGGCTAATCCCGGCGCTGTTGTAGTTGACATTGATGGTGATGGCAGTTTTATGATGAATGTTCAAGAGCTGGCCACTATAAGGGTGGAGAATCTCCCTATTAAGATCTTGCTGTTGAATAATCAACACTTGGGTATGGTTGTTCAATGGGAGGATCGTTTCTATAAATCCAATAGGGCTCACACCTATCTAGGAGACCCGTCTAAAGAGAATGAGATATTTCCGAACATGCTGCATTTTGCAGATGCTTGTGGTATACCAGCAGCTCGAGTGACCAAGAAGCAAGACCTTAGAGAAGCAATTCAGAAGATGTTGGATACTCCGGGACCTTACCTTCTTGATGTCATTGTACCTCATCAAGAGCACGTGTTGCCGATGATTCCTGCTAATGGATCCTTCGAGGATGTGATAACTGAAGGTGATGGTAGAACAAAATATTGATATCCTTAGCCAAATTCATCTTGATGGTTGTATTGTATAAATTAGCTTCTAAATTTTGTAGTTATGTTGGCAATTTTGTAGTCAattgttttttcttttgctaCTAGCTCTACTGTTCGATAATTAGTGCTGCTAATCATATTATTGGATTTGACTCTTAGATTATTACACAAGTTAGTAAATTGAGGAAGTGTAATGAGCTTCTTTTTAGAATCCATCATCATAAGTTGGAATCCCACAATATTGACACAGGGAAAGTTCATGATCTCAATGTTGCGAATACTTATTATTCAATAGAATATATAAACTCTATTTAAATAGACTTCATATTTCATATTTCATAT
This sequence is a window from Arachis stenosperma cultivar V10309 chromosome 10, arast.V10309.gnm1.PFL2, whole genome shotgun sequence. Protein-coding genes within it:
- the LOC130955758 gene encoding acetolactate synthase 3, chloroplastic-like; this translates as MAATASKPSFPAFQSLQSSSTSSKQALTFTKFPNYPSSSSHTLRITCSLSNTNPNPKHNPKLSPPNASTAATSSPSVVGDNFVSRFAPNEPRKGADILVEALERQGVTDVFAYPGGASMEIHQALTRSSKIRNVLPRHEQGGVFAAEGYARSSGLAGVCIATSGPGATNLVSGLADALLDSVPLIAITGQVPRRMIGTDAFQETPIVEVTRSITKHAYLVLDVDDIPRIVNEAFFLAISGRPGPVLIDIPKDIQQQLAVPNWDQPVMLNAYMSRLPKAPNESYLEQIVRLLLESKKPVLYVGGGSLNASEELRRFVELTGVPVASTLMGLGSYPVGGENSLQMLGMHGTVYANYAVDKSDLLLAFGVRFDDRVTGKLEAFASRAKIVHIDIDSAEIGKNKLPHVSVCGDLKLALSGINRILESRGVKGKLDFRAWREELNEQKLKFPLSYKTFGEDLIPPQHAIQVLDELTNGDAIISTGVGQHQMWAAQFYKYKRPRQWLTSGGLGAMGFGLPAAIGAAVANPGAVVVDIDGDGSFMMNVQELATIRVENLPIKILLLNNQHLGMVVQWEDRFYKSNRAHTYLGDPSKENEIFPNMLHFADACGIPAARVTKKQDLREAIQKMLDTPGPYLLDVIVPHQEHVLPMIPANGSFEDVITEGDGRTKY